In Pelagicoccus enzymogenes, one genomic interval encodes:
- a CDS encoding type II toxin-antitoxin system HicB family antitoxin has translation MEYKGYVGTVQFDEEAEIFHGEVINMRDVVTFQADTVEGLKKEFQASIDDYLDFCSERGEEPDKPFSGKLTLRLDPDLHRSIYIRSKKENKSLNNWIIEALGRETRAQ, from the coding sequence ATGGAATACAAAGGATATGTAGGAACAGTTCAATTCGACGAGGAAGCCGAGATCTTCCATGGAGAAGTCATAAACATGAGGGATGTAGTCACCTTTCAGGCCGACACTGTCGAGGGCCTGAAGAAGGAGTTCCAAGCTTCGATAGACGACTACCTCGACTTTTGCTCCGAACGTGGCGAAGAGCCAGACAAGCCGTTTTCCGGAAAGCTCACCCTAAGACTAGATCCTGACCTTCATAGGAGCATCTACATTCGATCAAAGAAGGAGAACAAGAGCTTGAACAACTGGATCATCGAAGCACTTGGAAGAGAAACGAGAGCCCAA